In Candidatus Defluviilinea proxima, a single genomic region encodes these proteins:
- a CDS encoding SRPBCC family protein, which translates to MPSKNKTIVTAESGKQELFITREFDAPRELVFKAHVDPKLYVQWLGPHGYKMILEEFEPVSGGKYRYVHKDNDGNEYGFHGTFHEMSIDNMVQTFEFEGYPGHVSLETLTLEELPGGRTKATIHSVYQSVSDRDGMVQNGMETGVREGYERLDDILAATGK; encoded by the coding sequence ATGCCCTCGAAAAATAAAACGATTGTGACAGCCGAATCCGGTAAACAGGAACTCTTTATTACACGTGAGTTCGATGCGCCGCGAGAGTTGGTCTTCAAGGCACATGTTGACCCGAAACTGTATGTGCAGTGGCTTGGTCCGCATGGATATAAGATGATCCTTGAAGAGTTTGAACCAGTCAGCGGCGGGAAGTATCGCTATGTTCACAAAGACAACGATGGGAACGAGTATGGTTTTCATGGCACGTTCCATGAAATGTCGATCGACAACATGGTGCAAACATTTGAGTTCGAAGGATATCCCGGTCATGTTTCGTTGGAGACACTTACTCTGGAAGAGTTACCTGGTGGACGGACAAAAGCCACGATTCATTCTGTCTATCAATCTGTTTCTGACCGAGATGGCATGGTCCAAAACGGAATGGAGACCGGTGTCCGTGAAGGATATGAACGTCTTGATGACATCTTGGCAGCGACAGGAAAGTAA
- a CDS encoding PD40 domain-containing protein, which translates to MSDDGRYISFSSGAANLVSGDTNGQGDVLLHDTQTGVTTRISTDSNGLQANNYSGSPSISSDGRYIAFASQATNLVPGDVNGKSDVFIHDMKTSTTTLVSVGSSGTQWTMGSTSPSISADGRYVAFRSGDDNLVSGDTNGCNDIFVRDLYMGITTRVSVDSNGTQAGCNSVNPSISANGRFVSFESTASNLVAGDTNAKMDIFVHDMQTGITTRVSIDSNGIQANDVSQNPSISADGRYITYESGATNLVSGDTNATYDVFVHDQQTGNTLRASTDSNGVPGNGFSGNSFVSANGSYVIFESRATNLVPNDTNGRVDIFVYDVQSGSTSRVSVNSNGEQAVQYPCSMSCYSFSLSSSADGQYIAFTSYFEDLVTGDTNSLPDVFVHRQQVHEPITYYVKWDAMGANNGSSWIDAYTSLQSALSAAQSGDEIWVAAGTYRPTNGVDRTISFTLKNSIAIYGGFAGTETLRSQRNVQTNVTTLSGDIGIAGDTSDNSYHIVVGNNTDNTAVLDGFTITGGNANGISPYDNGGGMYSNLGSPTLTNIIFNINSAVYGAGMSNNANSNPVLANVTFNNNTAVSAGGGIYNFGSSPTLTDVIFSNNSTVSNGEGGGLFNKSSSPSLQDVAFINNSATFGGGMINGENSNPNLTGVTFTGNNAEYGAGILNLYCDPVLTNVTFEGNSSTIFGGGLMSQGGSPRLTNVTFFGNSATSGGGIYNIGSKPILTNVILWGDTATSSQEIYNNNTSIPLISYSIVQGGCPARSTCTNIITTDPMLGTLGNYGGFTQTIPLLAGSSAIDAGNDANCPTTDQRGVTRPQGNHCDIGAYEVNTFTPIAPVGTKTSWNNTFSWIGHSDATQYFIQVQKADGTTLLTKWYTASQAGCDTDTGCTITPSELATLGTGNYKWRIRDYGSSGYSPYSPYLNFDLSVTCYTLNTNTSGSGTIQAPAYTCGSGYTAGSTIQISALPNTGFAFGGWSGDASGTSTPVNITMDANKSVTASFLGETLIAPSGPLTSWNNTFSWTGHTAATNYFVEVRKADNTVVLTKWYTAAQASCDTDTSCTITPSELANFGVGSYKWRVRDYGTYGYGPYSPYMTFDLTLTCYTLTTNVIGSGSVLVPAQTCSGGYVTGSVIQVTGVPSAGFALGSWSGDASGTSNPVSITMNANKSITATFRGETLIAPSGLLTSWSNAFSWTGHTAATNYFVEVRKADNTVVLAKWYTVAQASCDTDTSCFISPTQLASLANGSYKWSVRDYGSTYGYGSYSPYLTFELNQP; encoded by the coding sequence ATCTCAGATGATGGGCGCTACATATCATTTAGTTCTGGTGCTGCTAACCTAGTCTCGGGCGATACAAATGGTCAGGGTGATGTTTTACTGCATGATACACAAACTGGTGTGACCACGCGAATCTCAACCGACTCAAACGGGTTGCAGGCAAATAACTACTCGGGCTCCCCATCCATCTCATCAGATGGACGCTATATTGCATTTGCTTCTCAGGCCACAAATCTTGTACCCGGGGATGTAAATGGAAAATCTGATGTCTTTATCCATGATATGAAAACAAGTACAACAACTCTTGTATCAGTCGGTTCAAGCGGCACACAGTGGACTATGGGCTCAACATCCCCATCCATCTCTGCAGATGGGCGTTATGTTGCATTCCGTTCTGGTGATGACAATCTCGTGTCTGGCGATACGAATGGTTGTAATGATATTTTCGTGAGAGATTTGTACATGGGAATAACAACGCGTGTTTCTGTTGATTCAAACGGCACACAGGCAGGCTGCAATTCGGTAAACCCATCAATATCAGCAAATGGGCGTTTCGTGTCTTTCGAGTCCACAGCAAGCAACCTTGTAGCGGGAGACACGAATGCCAAGATGGATATCTTTGTGCATGATATGCAAACAGGAATTACAACACGTGTTTCTATTGATTCGAATGGCATTCAGGCAAATGATGTATCTCAAAACCCATCCATCTCTGCAGATGGGCGCTATATCACCTACGAATCGGGGGCCACGAATCTTGTATCAGGCGACACCAATGCAACATATGATGTCTTTGTTCATGATCAACAAACAGGAAATACTCTACGTGCTTCAACAGATTCGAATGGGGTGCCAGGAAATGGCTTTTCAGGAAATTCTTTTGTCTCAGCCAATGGGTCTTATGTGATCTTTGAATCGCGTGCCACGAATCTTGTTCCCAACGACACAAATGGGCGTGTAGATATTTTTGTATATGATGTGCAATCAGGCTCAACAAGCCGGGTATCGGTAAATTCCAATGGGGAACAGGCAGTTCAGTACCCTTGTTCGATGTCCTGTTATTCTTTCTCCTTATCCAGTTCAGCTGATGGCCAATACATAGCATTTACCTCTTATTTTGAGGATCTCGTAACAGGTGATACGAATTCACTACCTGATGTATTTGTACATCGGCAGCAGGTTCATGAACCTATAACCTATTATGTTAAATGGGATGCAATGGGAGCGAACAACGGTTCTTCGTGGATCGATGCCTATACCAGTTTGCAATCTGCCCTTTCCGCCGCTCAAAGTGGAGATGAGATCTGGGTTGCGGCAGGGACATATAGACCAACCAATGGAGTAGATCGCACAATTTCCTTTACTCTCAAGAACAGCATCGCAATCTATGGCGGGTTTGCAGGTACCGAGACGCTCCGTAGTCAACGGAATGTGCAAACAAACGTCACAACCCTGAGCGGGGATATTGGTATAGCAGGAGATACATCCGATAATTCCTATCATATTGTGGTAGGGAACAACACAGATAATACCGCAGTGTTGGATGGTTTTACTATCACTGGCGGGAATGCAAATGGGATATCACCATATGACAATGGCGGCGGAATGTACAGTAATTTAGGAAGTCCTACATTGACAAACATTATTTTCAACATTAATTCAGCAGTTTATGGTGCTGGAATGAGTAATAATGCTAATAGCAACCCCGTTCTGGCAAATGTAACCTTCAACAACAATACAGCAGTCTCTGCAGGTGGAGGAATATATAACTTTGGAAGCAGTCCGACACTTACAGATGTAATTTTTAGCAATAATTCGACAGTTTCAAATGGCGAAGGTGGGGGACTTTTCAATAAGAGTTCAAGTCCGTCATTACAAGATGTAGCTTTTATCAATAACTCAGCTACATTTGGAGGCGGTATGATCAACGGGGAAAATAGTAATCCAAACCTGACAGGTGTCACTTTCACTGGCAACAATGCAGAGTATGGCGCCGGAATACTTAACCTTTATTGTGACCCAGTATTGACCAATGTGACTTTTGAAGGTAACTCGTCAACCATTTTCGGAGGCGGGCTGATGAGCCAAGGAGGAAGCCCGAGACTGACAAATGTGACTTTTTTTGGTAATAGTGCAACTAGCGGTGGAGGAATCTATAATATAGGTAGCAAACCAATATTAACTAATGTCATTTTATGGGGCGATACAGCTACAAGTAGTCAAGAAATATACAACAACAATACATCTATCCCTCTTATAAGTTATAGTATAGTGCAAGGCGGATGCCCTGCAAGAAGTACTTGTACCAACATCATCACAACCGATCCAATGCTCGGAACTTTAGGCAACTATGGTGGGTTTACACAAACCATACCACTTCTTGCAGGCAGCTCCGCCATCGATGCTGGCAACGATGCCAATTGCCCCACCACCGATCAGCGCGGTGTGACCCGTCCGCAAGGCAACCACTGCGACATCGGTGCCTATGAAGTCAATACATTCACTCCCATCGCACCAGTGGGCACAAAAACATCATGGAACAACACCTTCAGTTGGATCGGACACAGCGATGCCACACAATACTTCATACAAGTGCAAAAAGCAGACGGAACAACCCTACTGACCAAATGGTACACAGCCTCACAAGCAGGCTGCGACACCGACACCGGCTGCACCATCACACCCTCAGAACTCGCAACCCTCGGCACAGGCAACTACAAATGGCGCATACGAGACTACGGCTCTTCCGGCTACAGTCCCTACTCCCCCTACTTGAACTTTGATCTCAGCGTGACTTGTTACACCCTCAACACAAATACATCTGGAAGTGGAACGATTCAAGCTCCTGCTTACACCTGTGGCAGTGGTTACACAGCTGGTTCCACCATCCAGATTTCTGCCCTGCCAAACACAGGCTTTGCCTTCGGAGGCTGGAGTGGCGATGCCAGTGGGACAAGTACCCCAGTCAACATCACCATGGATGCAAACAAAAGTGTCACCGCCTCATTCCTTGGAGAAACCCTGATCGCACCAAGTGGACCGTTGACAAGCTGGAACAACACCTTCAGTTGGACCGGTCACACCGCCGCAACGAATTACTTTGTAGAAGTTCGAAAGGCAGACAACACTGTCGTATTGACCAAATGGTACACAGCCGCTCAAGCAAGTTGTGACACCGATACAAGCTGTACGATCACTCCTTCAGAACTCGCAAACTTTGGGGTAGGCAGTTACAAGTGGCGTGTACGTGACTATGGCACCTACGGCTACGGTCCCTACTCTCCCTACATGACCTTCGACCTCACCCTTACCTGCTACACACTCACGACAAATGTGATTGGCAGTGGTTCGGTTCTGGTACCAGCCCAAACCTGTAGTGGCGGCTATGTAACCGGATCCGTGATCCAGGTCACGGGAGTGCCGAGCGCTGGTTTTGCATTGGGAAGTTGGAGTGGTGATGCCAGTGGAACAAGCAATCCAGTCAGCATCACCATGAATGCGAACAAAAGCATCACTGCCACCTTCCGTGGCGAGACCTTGATCGCACCGAGCGGATTGTTGACAAGTTGGAGCAACGCCTTCAGTTGGACCGGGCACACTGCCGCGACGAACTACTTTGTGGAAGTACGAAAGGCAGACAACACTGTTGTATTGGCCAAGTGGTACACAGTCGCTCAAGCAAGTTGTGACACTGACACAAGTTGTTTCATCTCCCCCACTCAATTGGCAAGTCTGGCAAATGGTAGTTACAAATGGAGTGTCCGTGACTATGGCAGTACCTACGGCTATGGCTCCTATTCCCCTTATTTAACCTTCGAACTGAATCAACCATAA
- a CDS encoding class I mannose-6-phosphate isomerase yields the protein MTTLNPFLKLTPSFRDYVWGGEKLRPGHYPTAEAWVVWEGDVIESGDFAGKTVGEVASQFGEAFLGAKTFAHTGTRFPLLIKLLDCAQWLSLQVHPNDEQAVTLEGPGQFGKTEAWHILASEPNAKLVAGLQAGISTETVSASIRNGTIIDHVQYVNVKQGDTVFMPAGTLHALGPGLLVYEVQQTSDWTYRVYDWGRPATEKRPLHIEKSVAVTRADFTAPVIPEPKASDGTRHTLVECEYFTLEMLSAVAKSIELNTKGESFHAITVIEGKALLKVGDEQVELEQFQTAVVPAQVGAYHFQPLTNCRALKSST from the coding sequence ATGACAACTTTAAATCCATTTCTCAAACTCACCCCCTCGTTCCGCGATTATGTATGGGGCGGGGAAAAATTACGCCCCGGCCACTACCCTACTGCCGAAGCCTGGGTGGTATGGGAAGGCGATGTGATCGAATCGGGCGACTTCGCGGGCAAGACCGTGGGCGAGGTGGCGTCACAATTTGGCGAGGCATTTCTCGGTGCAAAAACTTTCGCGCATACCGGAACACGTTTCCCATTGTTGATCAAACTTCTCGATTGCGCACAATGGCTTTCTTTACAAGTACATCCAAACGATGAACAAGCTGTGACGTTGGAAGGCCCCGGCCAATTCGGCAAGACGGAAGCATGGCACATCCTCGCTTCAGAACCTAACGCAAAGCTGGTCGCCGGATTACAAGCCGGTATCTCCACTGAAACAGTATCCGCTTCGATCCGCAATGGGACGATCATCGACCATGTGCAATACGTCAACGTCAAACAAGGTGACACGGTCTTTATGCCTGCAGGGACGTTGCACGCACTCGGCCCCGGCTTGCTTGTATATGAAGTGCAACAAACCTCTGATTGGACGTATCGCGTCTACGATTGGGGACGACCTGCTACAGAGAAACGTCCGTTGCATATCGAAAAGTCTGTTGCAGTGACGCGCGCCGACTTCACAGCGCCTGTCATCCCAGAGCCTAAAGCAAGCGATGGCACACGTCACACGCTTGTAGAGTGTGAGTACTTCACGCTTGAGATGTTATCCGCTGTAGCAAAGAGTATTGAGTTGAACACAAAAGGCGAATCTTTCCATGCCATTACGGTCATTGAAGGAAAAGCGTTGTTGAAGGTAGGCGATGAACAAGTGGAATTGGAACAATTCCAGACGGCCGTTGTCCCTGCACAGGTGGGGGCGTATCACTTTCAGCCGCTGACAAATTGTCGGGCGTTAAAATCCAGCACGTGA
- the pheA gene encoding prephenate dehydratase — translation MKVAFQGEPGAYSEQAVFNYFGDVETVPCESFDVMFDSVVSGQSDMALAPIENSLAGSIHQNYDLLLRHDLHIVGEYLLRVQHCLITMPGVKKEEIKKAISHPQALGQCAGYLRSRGIKAEQVYDTAGSVKILKESGARDVAAIASRRAAELYGMQILEEGIEDNAENYTRFLAVGRETVIPMGEAKTSIVFTLKNMPGALFKAMSVFALRDIDLTKIESRPFQGKPWEYLFYIDLIGSTSDDVTKRALDHLGEYAVTLRVLGSYPRFKG, via the coding sequence ATGAAAGTAGCGTTTCAGGGTGAACCCGGTGCGTACAGTGAGCAAGCGGTTTTCAACTATTTTGGGGATGTTGAGACTGTTCCTTGTGAGTCGTTCGATGTGATGTTCGATTCGGTTGTATCAGGTCAAAGCGATATGGCTTTGGCTCCCATCGAAAACTCACTTGCAGGGAGCATTCACCAGAACTATGACTTATTGTTGCGTCATGACCTTCATATAGTAGGGGAGTATCTGTTGCGTGTGCAACATTGTCTGATCACCATGCCCGGTGTGAAGAAGGAAGAGATCAAGAAGGCCATCAGCCATCCACAGGCGTTGGGTCAATGTGCAGGCTATTTGCGTTCGCGTGGCATCAAAGCGGAGCAAGTCTATGATACGGCGGGAAGCGTGAAGATACTCAAAGAGTCAGGTGCGAGGGATGTGGCGGCAATCGCATCGCGACGTGCGGCGGAATTGTATGGGATGCAGATCCTTGAAGAGGGGATCGAAGACAATGCGGAAAACTATACGCGTTTTCTCGCTGTCGGACGAGAGACAGTTATCCCGATGGGCGAAGCGAAAACGTCGATTGTCTTCACGTTGAAAAATATGCCCGGGGCATTGTTCAAAGCGATGAGCGTATTTGCTCTCCGTGATATTGACCTGACGAAGATCGAGTCTCGTCCGTTTCAGGGCAAGCCGTGGGAGTATTTGTTTTATATCGATCTGATCGGTTCAACGTCTGACGATGTTACAAAACGCGCGCTCGACCACTTGGGGGAATATGCGGTGACATTACGTGTGCTGGGTTCGTATCCGCGTTTCAAGGGGTAA
- a CDS encoding pyridoxal phosphate-dependent aminotransferase, translating to MNLNQQFELVRQSPTVSLSDRVNVLKASGRQLVGLQVGDPDFNSPPEVIDVALKAMQSGLTHYGPAIGTLELRKAIAAKLLRDEGVTYDPASEIMVTHGGIHAYYLAMQSILNPGDDVLVPDPSWATHENMATMLRGNVIRVPAPAEAGFIPQFESWLKALTPKTRVIVLNYPSNPTGVYPSREYLQKLQDFAKANNIWVVSDEVYGSLYYGERPTSAAAVDGAKERTLLVNSLSKSYAMTGWRVGFLAAPAQVIENALKAGQNSITCVAPFIQKAAAFALTDPEIQNVTANMRAAYARRRELVIRLSHELECEKVLVTPPQGAFYFFLDFRPLKMTSTEICERILEEAGVALVPGSAFGEQGEGFVRMTIAASDEEVEAGFRKIIEWAEKQ from the coding sequence ATGAATCTTAATCAGCAATTCGAACTTGTGCGCCAATCGCCGACTGTTTCTCTTTCTGATCGTGTCAACGTTCTCAAAGCCAGCGGACGTCAACTTGTGGGTTTGCAGGTGGGCGACCCCGATTTCAATTCGCCGCCTGAAGTGATCGATGTAGCACTGAAAGCCATGCAAAGCGGATTGACCCATTACGGCCCCGCCATCGGCACGTTGGAGTTGCGCAAGGCCATCGCCGCAAAACTTTTACGCGATGAAGGCGTTACTTACGATCCCGCTTCCGAGATCATGGTCACGCACGGTGGCATTCATGCGTATTATCTTGCGATGCAGTCCATTTTGAATCCGGGGGATGATGTGTTGGTACCTGACCCTTCGTGGGCGACTCATGAAAACATGGCGACGATGCTTCGCGGAAATGTGATACGCGTCCCTGCCCCGGCTGAGGCTGGATTCATCCCTCAATTCGAATCATGGCTGAAAGCTTTGACCCCTAAAACCAGAGTCATCGTCTTGAACTATCCCTCGAACCCGACGGGTGTATATCCCTCGCGTGAATATTTGCAAAAACTGCAAGACTTTGCAAAAGCTAATAACATTTGGGTCGTCAGTGACGAGGTCTATGGAAGTTTGTATTACGGTGAACGTCCTACCTCTGCCGCGGCTGTGGATGGCGCAAAAGAACGAACTCTTCTCGTCAACAGCCTATCCAAATCCTACGCAATGACGGGGTGGCGTGTGGGTTTCCTTGCCGCGCCTGCGCAAGTGATCGAGAACGCGCTAAAAGCAGGGCAAAACTCTATCACCTGTGTTGCTCCTTTCATTCAGAAAGCCGCCGCCTTTGCACTTACCGACCCCGAGATTCAGAACGTCACAGCCAACATGCGTGCCGCCTATGCACGTCGACGTGAGTTGGTGATTCGTCTTTCGCATGAGTTGGAATGTGAGAAAGTTTTGGTCACGCCTCCACAAGGTGCATTCTATTTCTTCCTTGATTTCCGTCCCTTGAAGATGACCTCAACAGAAATCTGCGAACGGATTCTCGAAGAGGCCGGCGTGGCGCTTGTGCCCGGCTCTGCTTTTGGTGAACAGGGCGAGGGATTTGTCCGCATGACGATAGCTGCCTCCGATGAAGAAGTGGAAGCGGGTTTCCGTAAGATCATTGAGTGGGCGGAGAAGCAGTAA
- a CDS encoding winged helix-turn-helix transcriptional regulator: MRRDVFQAIADPNRRAILSLLARQRMTLNGVADNFRISRPAVSKHIRILKECGLVVVIPQGRERYVEAKFDKLNEVTDWIEEYRQIWEARFSRLDDLLEQMKKEK; the protein is encoded by the coding sequence ATGAGACGAGACGTATTTCAAGCCATTGCAGACCCCAACCGGAGGGCGATTCTTTCTTTGCTAGCAAGACAACGGATGACATTGAACGGTGTTGCTGATAATTTCCGTATCAGTCGGCCTGCCGTTTCGAAACACATCAGGATATTGAAAGAGTGCGGACTGGTGGTTGTCATCCCGCAGGGACGTGAACGTTATGTTGAGGCGAAATTTGACAAGTTGAATGAAGTGACCGATTGGATCGAAGAGTATCGTCAGATCTGGGAAGCAAGATTCAGCCGCCTTGACGATTTATTGGAACAAATGAAAAAGGAGAAATAA